The following coding sequences are from one Vibrio syngnathi window:
- a CDS encoding sugar kinase has protein sequence MKSLNIAVIGECMVELQQKQDGLQQSFGGDTLNTALYLSRLTKEQDINTSYVTALGTDPFSTDMLEKWQAEGIDTSLIAQLDHKQPGLYYIETDETGERSFHYWRNDAAAKFMFDQQDTPALLDKLFSFDAVYLSGITLAILTENGRAQLFSFLDKFKAQGGQVFFDNNFRPKLWESQQEAISWYLKMLKYTDTALLTFDDEQELYGDESIEQCIARTSESGVKEIIIKRGAKDCLVVESQSAQYVAPNPVDNIVDTTAAGDSFSAGFLAKRLSGGNARDAALAGHIVAGTVIQHPGAIIPVDATPDLSL, from the coding sequence ATGAAATCATTAAACATCGCGGTCATTGGCGAGTGCATGGTTGAGCTACAACAGAAACAAGACGGGCTTCAGCAGAGTTTTGGTGGCGATACACTGAATACAGCACTTTACTTGTCTCGCTTAACAAAAGAGCAAGATATCAACACGAGCTACGTAACAGCACTAGGCACTGACCCATTCAGTACCGACATGTTAGAAAAGTGGCAAGCGGAAGGTATCGACACTAGCTTAATTGCTCAGCTTGATCACAAACAACCAGGGCTTTACTACATCGAGACCGATGAAACTGGTGAACGCAGTTTCCACTACTGGCGTAATGATGCTGCAGCAAAATTCATGTTTGACCAGCAAGACACGCCTGCTCTACTTGATAAACTATTTTCTTTTGACGCGGTTTACCTAAGTGGTATTACGCTTGCTATCTTGACGGAGAACGGACGCGCACAGCTATTCAGCTTCTTAGACAAATTCAAAGCTCAAGGCGGCCAAGTATTCTTCGACAATAACTTTCGTCCAAAACTTTGGGAAAGCCAACAAGAAGCGATTTCTTGGTACTTGAAGATGCTTAAGTACACCGACACAGCGCTACTGACGTTCGATGACGAGCAAGAGCTGTACGGTGACGAAAGCATTGAACAGTGTATTGCACGTACGTCTGAGTCCGGTGTGAAAGAGATCATCATTAAGCGTGGCGCGAAAGACTGCCTAGTGGTTGAAAGCCAAAGTGCTCAGTACGTTGCACCAAACCCAGTAGACAACATTGTTGATACAACAGCCGCTGGCGACTCGTTCAGTGCAGGCTTCTTAGCTAAACGCTTGAGCGGTGGCAATGCGCGTGACGCAGCATTAGCAGGCCACATTGTGGCAGGGACCGTGATTCAGCATCCAGGTGCTATCATTCCTGTAGATGCGACGCCTGATTTG